The genomic segment AAGCTGTGCCTCGGTTATAATATCCAATGGAGGTGCATTCGTCCTGGTGGGCGGCCCGGTCTTCAAAACCGGTGCGGTGTCGTAACGGGCGCCGGGTAAGTTCGATTCTTACGCATCTCCGCCATTTTTTACCCCATAAGAATATCTTATATAATGGTTGGAAGATGAATACCAAGAGCCTTCTCATCTTCGTGGAGGTGGCGAGCACAGGCAGCTTCTCCACCGCCGCCCGCAACCTGGGGCTGACCCAACCTGCCGTGAGTTCCCAGATACGCACCCTGGAGAAGGAGTTCGGCAACACCCTCATCGACCGCTCCACCGGCCGCAGCCGCCTCACCGAGGCGGGAAGGGCCTTCCTCGGGTATGCCCGGGACATACTTGAGACTGAGGAGAAGCTGAGACGGGAGATGGAGGGACGGCGCGCAGAGGTCGGCGGGCCCATCGCCATCTCCGCCAGCACCATCCCCGGCGAATATATCATGCCTCTCATCCTCGCCCGCTTCCGCGAGCGCCACCCCCTGGTCGACCCCCGCCTGGACATCTCGGACTCGTCCCGGGTCCTGGATAAGGTGCGGGCCGGCGAGGTGGACCTGGGATGTGTCGGCCTGTACGAGGAGGACGAGAGGCTGCGCTACGGGCAGCTGTGCCATGACCGCCTTGTCTTCATCGCCCCCCCCGGTCACCCACTGGCGCGCCGCCGCGACCTCGGACCGGCTGACCTGGAGGGAGAGCCCCTGCTCTACCGCGAGGAGGGTTCCGGGACCCGCTCCCACATGCTGAAGATCCTCACGGACCTCGGGCTGGATAAGTGCCCCGGGAGCGCCATGGTCCTGGGCAGCACCATGGCCGTGATCCAGGCCGTAGCAGCCGGGGAGGGCATCTCGGTGGTCTCACTGTGGGCGGCTAGCGCCTATATCGGGCAGGGGATTGTTTCCGCCCTCAGGTTCAAGGCGCCGGAGCCCCGGCGCGAGTTCTACTACGTGCTGCTGCGGCGGCGGCCCCTTTCCACCGCCACCGCCGCTCTCCTGGAGGAACTGGAGATGGAGCGGCCTGAAATGGAACGCAGGCTGGAGTCCCTCTCCCCCTGACCCCGCGGCAAACGCTCAGGGAGCCACCCTCTCCTCGCTGCTCGTGACCAT from the Actinomycetota bacterium genome contains:
- a CDS encoding selenium metabolism-associated LysR family transcriptional regulator; this encodes MNTKSLLIFVEVASTGSFSTAARNLGLTQPAVSSQIRTLEKEFGNTLIDRSTGRSRLTEAGRAFLGYARDILETEEKLRREMEGRRAEVGGPIAISASTIPGEYIMPLILARFRERHPLVDPRLDISDSSRVLDKVRAGEVDLGCVGLYEEDERLRYGQLCHDRLVFIAPPGHPLARRRDLGPADLEGEPLLYREEGSGTRSHMLKILTDLGLDKCPGSAMVLGSTMAVIQAVAAGEGISVVSLWAASAYIGQGIVSALRFKAPEPRREFYYVLLRRRPLSTATAALLEELEMERPEMERRLESLSP